Sequence from the Argentina anserina chromosome 7, drPotAnse1.1, whole genome shotgun sequence genome:
TTCTCTTCAAATCCCAAGTCCTCAAACAAGTCTGGTATATCTGAGGGCTTATTATCCAGTGGGATGTCAGGAACGGGAAGAAGAGTGTCCAAAAAGTTCCAACTGAACTGGGACTGATGCTCGTTCGTAGGATCCATGACATCCTGCATTGTAGTAGTACTACTTTCTATGCAAGGCGAAACCTGTGGATACTGAAGTTTGGGGGCGACCAATATTTGTTCTACCTTTGGTTCTTGTTGATGCTGCTCTTGTCGTTCTTGTGGCTGTGGTTGAAATTGATGTACTTCTTGTTTTACTTGGACTTGTTCTTGTGCTACATGGGAGGCAGGTGGATCTTGTGGTTCTAAACTCTTGAGTCTGTCAATGTAGTTGCTGATATCAAAATTGGTCACTGCATTTGTTCCCCTGTACTCTATAGCTGCCATATCATATGCTGCTGCTGCCTCTTCTTGTGTGTCTACTCATACAAAGAATAACAAACGGTTAAAACATATTATGTCAAGGGAAATGTGCATAACTTAACTaaagagaaaacaaatcatacaagcTATCACATTAATATGTACACACACAATCTCATTGCCCCACAGCACCTACCCTTTGCTGCATTAACCAGTATGTAGAAGGTAGGAATTAGGTGGAGGGATAGATGGACCCTTCACAtgatcattttctattttcttccCTTTTGTTGTTTTCATTACCTTTCATTTGCCCTAATTCCTTGAGGGAGGGACTTTTCAAGTTTAACCAGATATATTTATAACAAATTCCAAAAGGCACCaataataaagaaaagaaagaaacataGAACCTGAAGCAGTGGATCTATGTTCCCAGACTGTATAGAAATCATGCTATAAGATATCTATTTTCTTGGATTTCAAActctagtttttatttttttaaaaattaaaaagacaAGGGTGACTATCTTGAATTGAAACTTAACAAAGGAAaagttttctcttcttgtctTATAGTGCCCACAATTTTTAGGAATTGTTGCTTCTAACTAatatttgtttcaattttctttcccaccaaaaatttcatatgttgacacaaacaaaagaatgtgcCTTCATGAGAAAGGGGGGTAGGGTGTAAAGTCAATGCGCACAGGCTACTTCCAACTGTTGATGATCTCTATAACCTTCGATTGTTTTTCCAAGAATTTGAAGAGCAAATTCAATTTGGGTTAGTTCAAAATGGGTTAATCTTGCTTGCACTTGAAGAAAATGCAATGCAATAACCCACGTGTTTGGACGACTACTAATCGATGACAATTCAGCCATTCGAAAAACATTAAAACAGTAGATACAAGTGAGAGTCACCCACGCGATGTGATCGACGGTCACTAGCCTTCGGACTTTCTCCGAGTAATAATAATGAAGAACAAACCTAACCCAAGATCAGGACTGTTTTGGATCTGGCAAAAGTCCCCCAAGGCATGGCTCACTTGGAGATATGCACAGGCAGAGCAATGGGACACGTGAGACCCAATGCCCATCCCTTTTCAAAGGGGatgaatcaaatcaaattacTCTGAAATCTCAAATCTGTGATCCtgtctttctttctttgaagaagaagaatgacagtaccaacttttcttttgtttctcaGTAAAGGGTGTCACGTGCCTTTCAGACGCTAAATAGACAAGAAAAGAGGGTGTCACGTGCCCCACTTATCACACTCTTTTGCTGCTCAAAGTCTCAAACTCTCCAACCAGATCAGGTCAAACCAAACTGTTGGCTCCTAGTGCATCTCCTGCTACCCCTGCCATGcccaaaccctaaacccaaatCCAACTACGCTCTATGCTTAAATGTATTTACCCTCCATCTTAATCTCAGAACTTCTATTAAAATTGAAACTCAGATCTTTTCTAGAAAACAACATCAGAGCAATGACTAAACCCGAAATATGATGAAAAACAAGATCAGTAAAATCAGCTAGGCCTCATTATTGTAAAACAAAAAGGGAAGAGATAAAattgtatgttttttttttcagatccAAATTGATAGTTTTCCTGgcaaaaaataaatagattAATTGATTTACTCAGGAAAATATGGTGCTATAGTGGTCCTGTCCCATGTGGAATTTACTTGTGGGGATAAAATACAAGTAGTCAAGTACTCTTGCTTTGGCCACCTAATAACTCTATCAGTTTCAACCTGCTTTGGCAGCTTCCTAATATAACCTACAGTTACGAATTAAAAACATTGTTTTCCAAACAGCCAATATAGGTTACCAAATTCCATTTTGAGGCTGAGCCTGTAGTTTTATTTTCCAATGCAGAAGCGAAACAAGAACAATTTCAAATATTAGAAAACCTGTGGTTTTTCATGCAGCAGACAGTTTCATTTTGGCatgtattatataatgttttgGACTAGAATGAAAAAATGGCAGCCACGTATGTGCATTGGCTGAACAAAAAGTTTTCAAAGTGGCATTTAGTTCAGCACACAAGTTGGCAGCATCTTGTTCTTCAGAAAAAGccaaataatatataagatggacaaaaataattttggaGCCAGAAATGGGCCGAGAAAATGTGTGCGATTTGTTATATGTGAGGAAAAAAGTGAAGGTACATATGCATGTTGTATCTGGAAACTGAGAAAAATTTAGGAACAGAGAGGAAAGGAGAAGTACACATACTGTAAGTTCCCAGGTACAAGTACTTGTTTCCAAACACTCTTCCAATTCGTGCCTCCCATCGCCCGTTATGATGATGCCTGTGAAAATTAAATTTGCAGCAGCTATAACAAAACCATCCAAGGCCTCGCTACCCCAAAACTAAAGGTATAATCATGATTCATTCGTACCTAGCCACGCCGCGATACTTTGACACCCCTCTAGAAAACCCACTACTCCGGCGGCGCAAAGAAGCCAAGTATTCTTCCTTGGACACCTTCTGCATTTCATCAAGTTCCTTGGTGTATGTCTCTAGCTGCAGCATACACATAAAAGCAACCATTTCTGTTAAGTCCATAAGACACAAATTCAACCATTACAGCTGTAGACAACCCATATCTCACACTATGTATATGATTAGGTGACTAATTATTGTGACAATTCAACTGCATTAACCACTTTTTGAGAGAAAAACGTTGTCCACAAAGGATTCATGCCCGAAAAGAAGAGGAAGTCGGAGGATAAGTTGTTGTACCGGGAAATTGAGGATGGTTCCAGGACCCCAATACTTAAGTGCAGCAAGATCATATGTATGAGCAGCAGCATCCTCACTATCATAGGCccctaaataaataaataaacaaaaaaacagaGTTAATACGTCAATGGCAGGTAACAACACATCAGCCTACTTTACTGACCAGAAtctgaatatttatttttctaaacTCAAATATTTGTTTATTCTTGATCCAGAACATGataataaaataagaaaaaatcaCAGAGAAAAGGATCACGATTGCAAGGAAAATATTAGAGTGAAATCATGTATTgtggtgagagagagagagagagagagagagagagagagagagagagagagagagagagagagagagtcaccCAAATAGACTATAGAAGCAGGGAAGAGCGGCAAAAGTGCATATGAACGTTGCATTGACAGGGATTTACAGGAATAAAAACACAAGTCAGAAAACTCACAAGAAGATTAgattaaagaatgaaaattaCAGATCTCCTTGAACTTGGGTCTCATTACTCTGTCAAAATCAATCTTAATCATAATTACCTTGCCGTCCTTTCTTTTTCTGAATGTCATTCCAGGAAGCCTTGTCCCAGAGATGAGCTTCATACCTTCCAGTCCATCTATGCCTGTGAATTATGAACCAAATGACCATAAAGGTGGAAACTTTGACACATGCAAATAAAATTCCAGTAACAAAACTGAGAAATGAAGCATTGTCAAATGAGTACCTGGTGACCCCTCTGTAAATTGAGCTTCTTCTACCCGAGTTTGGGCATTTCTCAGCAGACTTGTTGTGGGTTTTTCTACTGcgtttgggtttgggtttgggtttgtCTGATTGCTTCAGGTTGGTTGGAATCTCAGGGCCAACAcatgaggatgatgaagaagaagaggaagaagagcaGGAATAACTAGGAGACCTCTTCATTTCTGGGCACACAGACACTCTCAATTACTCAGACTTGTAGTATGAAAGAAAGGACAGAGGAAATGATGGGTATAAATGCATggtctcttcttctctcttgttGAGGTTGGATTGCTCAAGGGACAACATGTAATAGTAGTACTAGTAGTAGAAGAAGTGGCATTTTGGTAGGCTGAAGTGGTTAACCAAAAAGAGGGACTCACTGACTCACTAGTCTCTAGTCTCTAGGGGTAGAAAGGAAGGACAGCCAATTTATTTTGTAAAATGGGGATTGTACTGGGGTTTAGTTTTGACCAAGGTTCAATTCTGGAAGCTGGGTTAAGTAACCAAGAGTTAATTAAAAGCCCTACACTTGTCATGTGTCACAGCCATGCTACCAATGGGGACAAACTGTCCATGCTGGCCTTTGCTAAGCTATGAGCAGTTGAGCTTTGAGCTtcagagggagagagaacaTCTCTATCCCAGTTTTCAAAACTGAAATTCAATATCACTCTGCAGGCTTCTCTGTGTCAGTTATACTTGGTTGCATTTGCCTTGGTCTTCAGTTTCTAGATTCCACTTGAGTTTTCACAATCATTAAGCTTCTCATAAAACTACATCCACCATCTAAATTTTTTGAAGAATTGATGAACTAGTTAAATAAATCACAATTTCATCTCGAGTATTAATCTAATTCACAGAAATTAGAAGTTTTAATCATTGATTAGGTtatgagaagaaaaaaaatcaagtctCTTTATTCTAGCATGTGAACCCTAGCACATCAGATGGCAGTGCGTTGTTGTTTTGGCTGCTGTCGTCGTCTCCTTTTTACAGTAAATAAATCTAAGTCTTCTTAATCATTGTTGTGTGTTACGGCATAAATCTATAAGTCTTATCCTTTTATGTCCCGAAATTGTAATCTATTGGTAATTTGGGGGAACAAATTTGCCGACTATAATTCTTGTATTCACCATTTTAAACTCATGACATATGTTtaattgctcaattattatttaaatatgagttgaTAAAAGATATATGTCATGAGTTTAAAAGAGTGGAcacctaagtagcacggacacggacacgagtgttcGTATTaaacacgattcgatacgtagacacggcatataaattttttttggacacggacacgtggtggacacgttaattaaatattatttttaatatatatatatttatttatttatttattaaaaaaatatttcataaatttgaaagtatttagaattttagatgtatatatatgtcaaattgtgcattaaaatgatgaaaacataacttgttagaatggctaagaacttgataagtaccttggataatcaaggttcgaatcccaccacaagcatttttatttttatcacgagtttctctccttatatatatatatatatatatatatattaaagtgtgcataaatataacaaaaactgaatctgttgaaATGGTTGAagagttgttgagtgccttggatgaccaaggttagattctcaccataaacactttcacttttattatgagttggtgcgtgtccgcgtgtccgatttggatactcgcgtgtccgtgtccgtgtcggccACGCAATACGGTGGCATGAGCACGTGCCCGTGCTACTTAGGTGAGCACAAGGTGGACACAAAAATGGTGGTTGGCAAATTTACTTCCGGAGCAGGGAGAGATAGTATCGGCAATATAAAGAAGGTTCATGACATTATTACAATTTGGATGTTGAATGGGAGTGAGAAATTGTTTATCATTGTTATGCAACTATTAATAAGGATTGGACAACTGTAATTTTAAGGTCGTTCATTCATAGTAATGTCGGGGCTTGTAATTGGGGTGTATCTGGAAATCAgtatttgaaaatttgtaaTTAGAAATCCGATTTATACAAGTTTCACCATTTTAAACTTTCAAAAGCTAGAAATTGTGTGACAACAGTGTCAATTAACTAGATCTCCTCCGCCATGTCACCGGAAAATAAATGTGCACCATATTTAGCTGGTGAGATGAAAATTAGAGCTCATcaacgggccgggtcgggctttcctctatttttgaaaaataacGGGCCGAGCTTTATTGCTTTTCCTGGTTGGGCCTACTGggctttattttaaaaaaatcatatataataCCCAAGATTTTTAATCTCGTTTTACCAACACATTAGGACTAACTAATCAACATTTGTCAAATAACGTAGTTTAATACGTTGATATTAAATTACATGTCGTCATGAACATTTCTGATGCTCTAATTAATTTTTCTGACTTTACACATTATTTTCTTGTgctttaaaaatatgttactTGAAACACGACTAAAACCGTGACATTCAAACTAACACTGTCGAATCTCCGTCATTGGATAATTTTCAGAGTAGTAGATTTTGGGCTATTTGGTCAAGACTTGAGAAAGCCCAATCCtctattttcttcatcacaaaTTCTGAGCCCAGGACCTGGCCTATTTCTCTTTTATCTCGgccaactctctctctctctctctctctctctctctctcttccaatTCGACACATAGGGAGAGAAGAAATTTTGATAACTAACCACTACTTATCTCTCGAATTGATTTTTAACCAACAATTTAACTATGATTGAAAAATGACCTTATATGGTAAGGAAAAGACACAAGTATCCTAAGTTAAACAAAACAACGGTTGCAACTCATCTTTTTTGAACTCTCAAACTAATCTTCACGCAGTGGCATGGAGTACTCTGGCCTACTTTTGTACAAGTTTTCAACTTGCCAAAAAATTGGGAAAATACCCAGAGCTGCAACATCAATGGTGGACACAATTTgaagacatttgattaaaccAGAAGATATTCTAATACTCCAGTAACCGTCATCGTCTTCCTCTACTGTCTTTAAGATCTTAGAACTTCTACTTTATGAAGTAAAAACATTAGAGGTAAGACAACTCATAAATTCTCGGGCTCTCAACCTTTGTTCTTTATAaattgtttcttcttcttgtctttcttcttctatcaCAAGGTATTTGCCCAAGCTCTTTTCTAGGCTTGAACGGGTTTGAATTAGAATTATTGAAGTGAAGGTGTGTGGAGCTGTGCATGGGTTGTGGTGGCCTGCAAGGCATGCAAGGATAGAGACCAAGGTTGCACGCTTTTCTCCTCAATTCATGACTTTTCTCCTCAATTAATGTCTGCTTGTCTCCCAAATggcctctccttcctttttttttctggttaCTTTTTCCACCTTTTGGTAGGTAATGATGTAGTTAgcctttgttttatttttcttagcTATTTAGCTCTCTTGAGCAGTTTTGGTtcaaacagaagaaaacatTGGAAATCATCaatcttcgtcttcttcattCTCTTCGTTTCATTACATTTCATAActcaacatggtatcagagcagacGTCCAATTAATTGGACCTGCTTCTGCTCTTCATTTTGGTTTCACCTTTGTAGTAATTCCTTGTTTTCAATCTAGCATATCATGACTGGAGGTGACACTAAGTGGGATTCTTCAGGTTCTGCATCATCTGCAACTGAAGTAAATGATACCAACACCAATCTTTGACTTATTCATACTCTTCTTAATGAGTTCAACTACCTATCTTGGTCTAGAGAAATCAGGCATGCTCTTGGAGGAAAAAGGCTGCTTAGTTTCATTGATGACTCAGTCAACATCCCCTCCACCTCAGCTAAGGAGTATGATGCATGGTTTGCTCAGGATCAGCTGATGATGACTTGGATATTAAATTCCATGGAACCAAAGATGCGTGAAATTTTTGGTTATATTGAGTATTCACTCCAACTGTGGAAAGAAGTCAAAGACTTATTTGGTGATTTAAACAATGCTGCATGTATATTTGAGctcaagagagagagatgactGAGTTGCAGCAAGATAACTCTTCTTTTGTTCAATATCTTGGAAGGTTGAAAACTATGTGGAATGAGCTAGATCAATATCGTCCAATTACTACTAATAGAAAGATTTTAATGAAGAGAGCTGAAGAGGATCAGATTTTTTTGTTACTTGCTAATCTAAGTTCTTAATATGATGATGTGAAAAGCCATCTTCTCATGGCATCTGAGCTTCCCTCTCTGCAATCGGTTTGTACTACTATACAAAGAGAGAGGAACAAGAAGGCAAGTGATGAGGGCTGATGTATCGGTAGTAGAATAGAACAATGAAGCAAGGGTCTTTGCTAGCTCaagctcaaattcaaaagttaGACCTTACAAGGGAAGAAAGTCGGATCTCAAATGTACTCACGGTGTCTCTATTGGCAGATCTAACATTGGTCATGAGAAGGAAACATGTTGGATTTTGTACCCTGAGTTGAAGCCAAAGTTTACTAATGATTCCAAAGGtcagaagagaaagataaagaGTAATACCACTGCTAGAGCTAATGTGGCTGAAGAAAATGGTTCAGAAGCAAAAATGAATTTTACTGCTAATCCAATCACTCAATTAAATGAGTTTGCTGCTTTCTTGCAACAAAAGCAAGGTGGAACTTGTGATGAAGATGCCATTGCTATGCTAGGCAAGTTTGCAGGATACCTTGTAGATGGAAAGTTGGCCTCTCATGAGGAAATTCCAGGTATTATTTGTGCTATTTCCACTACCTGGATCTCAgtaaaaaatatgatttttggATTGTCGACTCAGGAGCTTCTGTTCACATGTCATACAATGCATCTTGCTTGAGTGAATTCATTTCATTTGAAAAACCTTCATTTGTGTCAGTTGCTAATGGGAATAGAGTGCCAATTGTAGGAAAgggaaaaatgaaatttttttctGATCATAAACACTCTAGTGTCATGTATGTGACATCTTTTCCATTTAAACTCTTATAAGTTGGGAAATCAACTCACTTGTTGGATTGTTTGGTTGTGTTCTCAACCTCCAATGTTATATTTCAGGACCATGTGACCAAGAGGAAGATTGGTGAAGGATTTTTCCTAAATGGTCTGTATTATATTTCATCTTCCCCAACTTTTTCAAAGAGTTTTCTTGCTGAATCACATTCATCTACTCGTCAGCAGTTGTGGCACATGCATCTTGCTCATTCCTCTCTTCATATCATGTCTTATTTTTTTCCAAATCTATGTAAACCTAGTTCAGATTGTGAGACGTGTCACAAATCTAAATTCACTAGACTAGCATTTCCCAACTCGAACTCTAGAGACTCTAGAGCATTTGAACTTATTCACTCTGATGTATGGGGACCTACAAAGGTGAATTCTTTTGATGGTTATAAATATTATGTGTACCTGTTGAAACATAAAAATGAGGTCAAGAAgagttttgaaaatttcaatAAACTGGTTAAAAATCATTTTTCCTCAAGCATATGCATGTTAAGATCATATAATGATACATAATATACATCCAAAATCATGACTGAGTATCTCAATGCAAATGACATTTTGCATCAAACAAGTTGTGCTAGAAGTCCACAGTAGAATGgtgtttctgaaaggaaaaataggGATTTGTTGGAAAAAACAAGAGCTATTATGATTCAGGCAAATGTACCAAAAAAGTTTTGGTCAAATGCAATACAAACAGCTGCTTATATCATCAATAGACTACCCTCGAGAGTTCTTGATTTCAAATCTCCATACTCAGTATTAAAAGGAAGAAATGTTAGCATTGATCATCTCAAATATTTGGATGTGTTTGTTATGTTCATATTCAGTCTCATCACAGGGACAAGCTTGATCTGAGGGCCTTAAAGTGTGTGTTTCTGGGCTACTCTTCATCTCAAAAGGGCTATAAATGCTATGATCCAATTTCCAGAAAAATCATTGAATCTCGAGATGTTAAGTTTGATGAGTCaaattctttctttcaaattcaTGATAATGATATGCAAGGGGAGCTTTTTGATATGGCTGCAGATGTACCTACAGTTGTACTTATGGAGAAACATGCAGATTTGCCTGCAAATGTGCATGCCGAGGAGACTGCATAGAGCAATGAAGGGGTACCTGCAAGAGGGCATGCAGAGGGTTCTGCATAGCAGCTTGCAGGGAGGCATGCAGATACGTCTGCAGAGAGGTCTGTTGATTTGTCCTCTCCACCTCGatttcattcttcttcttcttctttcgataaaaacataaataatcAAATGAAGtttgtgatgatgatgatgttggcCATAGAAATTATGAACCTCAAGTCGAACTAGGAATCTTCCAACTAGGTTACAAGGTTATGAAGTTTTTAAGCCTAAGCATCTGCTTGGTAATGTGGTAATTTTTGCCTATGCTTCTGAGTCATATTGTGCTTTTATCAATAAAATCAGTCATATTACAAGACCAAGGAGTTTTGCAAAGGCTAATCAATCTGAAATTTGGAAGAAAGCCATGATGGAGGAATTGAAATCTTTAGATGACAATCAGACTTGGAGTATTGTTCCTGCTCCAAAAAATCAGAAAGTGGTTGGTGCTCGATGAATTTATAAAATCAAATTTCATTCTAACGGTGAGATAGAAAGGTGTAAAGCTCGATTGGTTGCGTGAGGTTTCACTCAGACTTTTGGTGTTGATTACAAAGAGACATTTGGTCATGTAGCCAAAATGAATATTGTCCGAGTTTTGTTATCTATTGCTATCAATGCAGGCTGGTCTCTCTATCAAATGGATGTTAAAAATGCTTTTCTTCATGGTGCATTAGAAGAAGATGTTTTCATGAGAGTTCCTCCGGGTCATCCTCAAGAGCATGAGCCAGGTTTAGTGTGTAAACTTCACAAGGCCATCTATAGTCTTAAGTAATCTCCTCGAGCTTGGTATTCTAAGTTGAGTTCAGTTCTTTTCAAGTGTGGTTTCAAAAGAAGTGTTGGCGACTCATCCTTGTTTGTTTGAAGAGGAAAGTTTGGACAACTTGTGGTTttgtatatgttgatgatcttATTATTACAGGTGATTGTGCTAAAGAAATTCAAGCCCTTAAAGAGACCTTGTGTGATACCTTCTCCATCAAGGATCTTGGCACTCTTAAATATTTTCTTGGCATTGAGATGGATCAATCTTCTTCAGGATTGTTTCTAAATCAACGCAAGTACATCATTGATCTATTAGACGAAGTTGAAATGGCATCATGCAAACCTGCCAAAACTCCTCTCCCTTGTAATCACAAAATTGAAAGTGAGGGTGAACCTTTTCATGATATTACCACTTATCAAAGGTTAGTTTCCTGGCTTATTTACCTTACTATCACTCGACCGGATATTACAAATGTTGTGAGCTTGCtcagtcagttcatgcatgcaCCTACTTTGCATTATTATAATCTTGTAAAAAGACTTCTCAGGTATCTAGAAGGTTCAATCACTCGAGGGATTGTAATGCATAAACATGATCACTTCAAGATTGAAGGTTTTACTGATTCATATTCGGGTGGAAATGCAATTGATCACAAATCAACTACAGGTTATtgtacctttgttggaggaaaTTTAGTGACTTGGaaaagtaagaaacaaattgTAGTGGCTCGCTCTAGTGCCGAAGCAGAGTACAGAGCAATGGCATCCACTGCTTGTGAGCTTATTTGGCTCAAAACCTTACTTTGTGATCTTGGCATTCAATGTGCTCTTCCTATCACATTACATTGTGACAACCAAGCTGCTATGCATTGTGAAGCTAATCCTGTTTTTCATGAATGTACCAAGCATATTGAAGTTGATTGTCACTTTGTGAGAGATCAGGTTCAATCTGGGATTATTGTCACTGCTTATGTTAGGTCTTGTGATAAGTTTGCAGATGTTTTTACCAAGTTTTTACCTTCAGTTCAATTTGAGAGATAGTTGGTCAAGCTTGGCTCTCGTTTTTCTCTCGCCTgcacttgagggggagtattgTAGTGAAAGTGTGTGGAGCTGTGCAAGACTTGTTGATCAGTTtaattactcgacatcaatattcaaccctgtaagcatcattagtagtataaagtaagagtatcgttcacaaaccgaggatccaaccagggcatagaatcacaaacatttaacaacgaattcataagagtttaaggaTTTTGAGATATAGGTTCGGACTTcaaatataaaaacagaaaataaaacataaactaatatatacatgtgatcaaccaactaaCACACAAACCATCACCaaaataattcatataaaaaaaccgaaaacaagTTCTAGTTCTCCCTTtggaatcatgccgagacttaCTCATGAACAACTAaagttggatcatgcaattagagTTCTAAGAaataacctaaacacatagacacttaacacatttgATTCATTCCAAGCACTCCTAAtcaaaatctaacatgttcatcctATCATGTAATTGCAAcaccatgcacattgaattcattaagcaggtcacctacttaaccaacaatcatgcaattcaaAACTTACATCGAATAGAATagacatgttcatagcataagtctttaatccaataacctaaatatcatgctacaagcgtatagaTAACATAAAGATATCGAAATCACTCAAAGTACACAgtagaaaaccaaaaattgaaatcgcaactttatataaattgaatcaagtagctattcattgacaaaatcgaaacaaggtTACAATATCCAAATCgcatacacaaccaagaacaagaaaaccaaaaccgaaatcgaaataaacatagagagaatcatggttacactttatcaatcaagcaatCCTACAAGGTGTAGCTCTGGCTTTCTAAGGGAATGAAACTTCTTCACAAGCATGCTTGAAGCTAAGGATAATGGTGaagaatgatggaatcggttttaggatttcttggaaggatgagtatgaaattcggtagagctttggctagtatgtgtGCAAGGTTAATGATTCTTGAACAATGAGGttgtgcctctatatataggagtcacaAACATAGCCTTGCCGTCCCATATAGGAGATAGAATCggattgggaagctgaaatcttctttgatatg
This genomic interval carries:
- the LOC126802208 gene encoding ethylene-responsive transcription factor WRI1 isoform X2, with amino-acid sequence MKRSPSYSCSSSSSSSSSSCVGPEIPTNLKQSDKPKPKPKRSRKTHNKSAEKCPNSGRRSSIYRGVTRHRWTGRYEAHLWDKASWNDIQKKKGRQGAYDSEDAAAHTYDLAALKYWGPGTILNFPLETYTKELDEMQKVSKEEYLASLRRRSSGFSRGVSKYRGVARHHHNGRWEARIGRVFGNKYLYLGTYNTQEEAAAAYDMAAIEYRGTNAVTNFDISNYIDRLKSLEPQDPPASHVAQEQVQVKQEVHQFQPQPQERQEQHQQEPKVEQILVAPKLQYPQVSPCIESSTTTMQDVMDPTNEHQSQFSWNFLDTLLPVPDIPLDNKPSDIPDLFEDLGFEENFDLIFGGATDINLSGFLGDTAACVPGNLDDNGSPSPCPSSTTTSVSSNYSV
- the LOC126802208 gene encoding ethylene-responsive transcription factor WRI1 isoform X1, translated to MKRSPSYSCSSSSSSSSSSCVGPEIPTNLKQSDKPKPKPKRSRKTHNKSAEKCPNSGRRSSIYRGVTRHRWTGRYEAHLWDKASWNDIQKKKGRQVYLGAYDSEDAAAHTYDLAALKYWGPGTILNFPLETYTKELDEMQKVSKEEYLASLRRRSSGFSRGVSKYRGVARHHHNGRWEARIGRVFGNKYLYLGTYNTQEEAAAAYDMAAIEYRGTNAVTNFDISNYIDRLKSLEPQDPPASHVAQEQVQVKQEVHQFQPQPQERQEQHQQEPKVEQILVAPKLQYPQVSPCIESSTTTMQDVMDPTNEHQSQFSWNFLDTLLPVPDIPLDNKPSDIPDLFEDLGFEENFDLIFGGATDINLSGFLGDTAACVPGNLDDNGSPSPCPSSTTTSVSSNYSV